The Capricornis sumatraensis isolate serow.1 chromosome 11, serow.2, whole genome shotgun sequence DNA segment ggcCATAACAAAACCTCAGACTCAAGGCTGTACTAGAGAGGGTCACTTTGTGGCAAAGGATTGCGGTTGATGAAAACAGAGTCATAGCAATCCTCTTACAAACATATTTGAGAATAACTTGGAGGAGAAAAGATCAGATCAAAATGACATTTCAGGATATGATGACTTTAACCCATACAGTTCAGGCTGGTAGAGTATGTTGTACTTTTGGCCGAGTTGACAAGCTATGGTAGTAGACTCCATCTTTCTCAGAATGTACTATAGGTCATGAAGCATTCATACCTGTTGATTACAGTGAAGGAAAGGAATTATGTACTGGACTTCACGAACACATTCCTTACTTTGGAGGAATAGTAGTTGTTATCTAAATAGTCTTAACCTTACCTCTTAGAAGGGAGAAAATACATGGAATTTTTAGATGTTTAACTCAGAAATGACGCCaagatttaaaaagaaggaaactaggCAAGAGACTGCCTTTGTAGAAAGAACGTTTAAGTACACAGATTAGAAAGCTAACTTGCTTCTCTCCTACATCCTGGCCGCAAAGGACTGGACGATGTGCCTCCGTTGTCCCCATTGCAGCCGATTTCTGACGAGGAGGCTGTTCAGATTATCGCAGGCCCTCCATTGCCCCCATCTTCAGTCACACTTCGAGATTATGCGGATCATTCCGAGACTCTGAGGAAATTAGTGCTTCTAGGTAAGTCTAAGTAAcctacacagttttttttttttttgtgggttttttttttttgccttttaaaattagCATTTCTATCTTTATCAAAGTACATGCACATGCCTAAAAGTCAAATAGTGTGAAAAGGCTTCCAGTGAAAAACTGTACTCCCAGCTTCATccctcctgacctgcatcctgGACTATCTGCTTTCACAGCTCTTTCTGTTGGTATTTAATCTCTAAATGCCCGTGTAATCGCTTGTAGTGCTGTTGCTTGTTTAACTAGTTTTAGATATCAGTTAATCTCTTGCACACACGTACTTTTCCCCTTCATTCTCTTCAATTCTCCCAATAGGCtatattaacaattttaaaaataaatcattagtCACTGATCCCATTATAATTCTAATATTGCTCACTGCTCTCTAGGAAGTGTGCTATGATTGTTTTTCGTCCTGTACaacctttcattttcttggagttagtaattgctttgttttttgtttgattcccttctttgaattctttagttttctttgaaCTTTCAGACATCTTCCAGTGGCTGCTCAGGACAGTTTTTCCTAACCCTCTCAGAtgattttccttccattttcctaCTCCCCTGACCTTTCTCTGGAGCCCACTGTTCTGCTTTGGATGGCATCTCTAGGCGTGCTCTGTAACTATCTTAGCTTGTTGACTAGTAGGATGCACCTAGCATTGAAGGCAGCCAAGAGATCTCCCTGCAAACTTTGATGagtcctcttttatttttcaatctagCACCTTATTGCAACTTTCTGCTTTTCCCGTTATCTCTGCATCTGGTGTTTCTCTTATTCTACATTCCCAGATAATGAATTGAGAGATTGAGAGGAACAGGATAGGCTTGGGATTATCACAGACCCATCTGTTTCTCTCATGTCTTGGTCACTGCCTTCGTTTTCCAGAAAAAGTTAGGAGCTTCCTAACTTGATAGTCCTCCTTGGAGGAGTGTTCCCTGGTAATCTCTATAATATTAGTGCTCTTTCTAAAATGCAGATCTGACTGTGCCAGTGACCTACTTGAAATCCTTCTGAGCTCTTCCTGGCCTGGCCCTTGCTCACCCCTTCAGCTCCACTTGCCTGCCACTCCCCTCCTTTTTGTTTGGCCAGGTCTGACAACTGGAAAACTTAACTCAAGTTCAAGTGACTTCCCAAATGTCTTCTCTGACCCTTCAGACAGAGTGACTCTCCTCTAGGCATCCCCCCTGCTTACCTCAGTCTGGACACTAAGAACACCTTTATAATTGTTTACACGTATGTCCCTGTACAATTACTCAGATGTATAGGGAATGGCCTTCGTTCTCAAGAAGCTTCAGGTCTTAAGAAGCATCTAAACAATAACGGAAATCCAAAAACGAAAGGTACAGTGATAAATTCCACATAAGAGACACAAATAAAAGTCTTCTGTGGGTTCAAACGAGAGAGAAAGATGACATCCGTTGcaagcagggaagcccaggacgTCCTCCGCCTTGGGAGAGGTCCCACATGAAGGGCATGTGGCCCCTACCTTTGAATAATCTTCAGTATACTTAGAGTTCTGAAATACGTTTCAGCCATTCCTTCATCTGTATGCTGATCCTTCAACAGCATGTCCTGGCAGTAACTTAAAAGACAGTGCCCTAGAAGGAACCACAATCCCATTGttaaatagtttgtttttttttaattgaagtgggttgccatttccttttccaggggatcttcccaactcagggatccagcccacgtctcctgccttggcagacggattctttatcactgagccacccaggaagccgcTGTACAGTGTTTTTGAGGACCCAAGTGTCCCGGTTCTTCTCTGCTTCTCAGATCTGTTTCCTGCCTTTCTCTGCTTGTTCTGTGTCCCAGGAGGCTCACCTCTGTGCTCGGGCTCCTTTGCCAGCTGGCTTCTGAGCAGCTTTAGCTGTGGGAGGCACATGCAGGAGGAGGGGGACGGCAGGTGGGAGCATTTTTTCTGTGTCCCCTCCCTGTCTTGGGTCATGTAACTGCCTTGCTCCATGGCGAGAGCTCCTACTGAGAGCAGCCCTTGCTTAATAGCTTGCAGCTCCCTCTGGGTTCACAGGAGACTCCTTCCTCCCTGTCTCTTTAGCACTAGGGGTGCCCTTGTTTATTCCTGTAACCACTCACACCACTGTACAGAGTCCCTTCATTAAAGTTTTTTCATTTGAACTTGCTTGGGCAACCTCTGTTACCTGCCAGATGCTGGCTGATACACAGAGTGTGTgtaaccaaactgaactgatgagtgaaAGCCAACTTAGGGCTGTGGTCACCTAGAAGTTAGCATCATGTATTATTCATTCTTTATATCCACAGAAGTTGCCTGGTCCCTAAGAGGCATCAGTgactattttttttcaagttaatgAAATCGTTGAGTCAGCCCACGTGATTTGTGCTGACAGCAATGTGCCCTCCTGGTGAGACTCTGCCCTCCTTTTGCTGTTAAGAAGCAGCTTTTGAGGAATTTGGTTTCAGCACAGTCAGGGCGTGACAGCTCATGCTGAGCGAGGCACTTGAGCACACGTCAGCTGCAATACTGAGTTAAACTGAAGTCCAAACCCTTGATGTGATTTTTAAAGCGTACCTTCCCACATTTATCACAAATTTTTGGAACTTTGTTTAAATAAGATAGTTtagcaagtaaataaataagatagtTTCTATCCTATTTATCCACCCACCcagtaatttaaaatctttttctgttAGTacgatttttaaaattatactataGAAGAATTACATCTAGTTATTAAAACTGTAGCTATTAAGGAGAAAGAACCTAGCTTCCTCTCCACCTCCAGTTTCGCTTTACGAAGGTAACCACCATCACCAGTTTGTTGAGGAGCTTCTTCACCTTTTTCTAAGCAAATGCATATATTACAGAAAGCCATGCAATGGGTCTGTCTTATGTCTTAGTGTAGTCAaacttactattattttttttaagtctgtgttttcttctagtaatTTTAGAGTTAGTGTATATTTAGAGTCTTAATCTatctgaaattaatttttgtatcaGCTAGAGAAGGAATtagtaattatttttcaaatatatagctAGATGTCACATTGTGTTTTAATGAACAGTCCATCTTTTCCCCCactgattttaaatgttattatttgaaCATTAGATTTTTAGTTCATCTTGGATCTGTTTTTAGTCTtcattctgtgtgtatgtgtgtttgtataatcTATTTTTCTGTTAATTATCATCATATCAATGCCTGTTTAATGTCAAGAAGTTTGGGTTTAGAATTATATTTGGATCTATTAAGACTGTAAAGTTACATCTAAAAAACAGTTTGAGAGTTTTTAAcctgaagaaatattttttaaaatataaaatttaaaaaagaaaaagaatatctaaacAAAATTATACCTTATTATCATGTTTACAATAAGGAATAGGCCTTTCCTattcacatttgattttttttttaatcagatgaaaaagaaaaccagagaatAAAATGCTCAGTTTTAATGAGAATTTTGAATCAAAAGTTACTTTGATTCCCTGCTTAATTGAGGTGGACATCTAATTATATCCATAACCAAAGTCCAATAACCTGCTTTCTCGCCCTTCTGACTTCCTCTCCTGTCTCTTGTCTCATTTGCTTAGACTACCTCAGATTCTGAGACCTTGTGAAGGGGGAAGGTGGTGTCCTTTCTGCTTCGTTGTTACCTGAGAACTGTATATTTCATGCGCTGTTAAATGAGTTCCTTCGAGTCTCTTGTCTTTATGCTAAAGacaatataaataaagaaatatgagtAAAGTGAGTAAGATATAGGGTTCGCTTTTGTTCCTCCTATGTAGGGATTCAtaagccaatttttaaaataatgcttataACTAAAATGATAAACTTCAAAGAAAGTAGCAGTTCATGGGGCTTGTTACCCTGCAGAATGATCAGTGAAGCAGTTACCATGGAGATCAGTAAGGGCTCATAAGCACCCGCAATAGTATCCAAGAACCCTTAGATAAAGATGACGATGACGATGGATGGAAATTTAGCCCCAAATGCActtgttttcctttatatatgACTTTGAAAGAAATACTagcttttaatgtatttttatttctgcaaCCAAATTAGAAGTTTCTGTTGGCCTGATTCAGGTCTCCTTTGGACAGGTCATTTGCCTTCATCagtaatttttctgtttctatacaTGATGTTTAATGACTCAGCCAGACAGGTATCTTCACACAGGGTTTGTCATTTATTCCAGGAGTGGATTTATCCAAGATAGAAAAACATCCCGATGCAGCCAACCTCCTCCTGCGACTGGATTTTGAAAAAGACATTAAGCAAATGCTCCTGTTTCTTAAAGATTTGGGCATAGAGGACACCCAACTGGGACCATTCCTAACAAAAAACTATGCTATTTTCTCTGAAGACCTTGAAAATCTGAAGACCAGGTAGGGCTGTTAGATTAATTTTCATATAACCCAAGAAGGGGCTGTGAAGAAATAACATGcgtaagttatttttttaagtctcagCAGCACAAGGATCTGCTAACGTAATGAATGTGAATGGGACTTTTTGTTATGGACCTTCTTTGATCAGAATTAAgtatctagggacttccctgtggtccagaggccgagactccatgctcccagtgcaggggacctggatttgatccctggtcagggaactggacccCAAGTGATGccactaaagatcccgcatgctgcagtgAAGGTCAGAGATCCCATGAGCCTCAagtaagacctggcgcagccaaataaataaaaaattaagtatctAAATTACTTCTTTTGTTCAGCTACCTATTATTTTTATGCTTTCAATTTATTGCTAAGCCACTACTTTGCTGTTTCTCTTTGGAAACTgggataagtttttttttaatccattaacAAATGGCTGAATTATCTGAGAGCACACCTTAAGGTATGAATGGAAGGTATGAAAGCCTGATGTTTTCTATTGTTGTTTCTGGCCAGTGTTGGATGGTAGATATTTAACCTTCTTTTGGCAAATACTGTAAAATTTGCTTAGTTGCTTCTGTCAGTTGGCTattttggtttttcctttttttaaaaaaaaaaagcactcataAATATCTGTATACTTTACTCAGTATTCAAGGAATTTATCGAATTTGTGAGAATTGATAGTCAGGTACTGTTGACCTGTGAGGTGAGAATCCTGCTGGGCATTGGCGACATCACAGAGAGTAAGACAGAGTCTGGGTCTAAGTTCACATCTTGGATTTATCATCACTCTGACCTCTCACCTAAATCAGGTTTTCCCAGACTCACTGCATGAGAGCACTATTCACTCTGCTGCCCAAATCGGAAGTACTGATATTGACTTGGACTTCTCGTCTTTTGTCATCCACATCTAAGAAATAACCAAGGTCTGTTGGTTCTATTTGTATCGCTCTCAAATCTTAATCTTCCCTTTGAATACTTGACCTCGGGTCCCCGTCGTCTCACATGAAGAATGCGGCAACCTTCTCCTAACTAACCTGCCTCTCATCTTCTCACCCAGACTGTTCTCACACCGGTTTCGGAGAGCTCCGTAGTTCCTTGAACGTCTCTGAGTTAGGaaaaaacagaacaacaacaaaaaaatgtatttcttacataATTATTCTTTAATAATTTGAGCCCTTACTATATAAGCAAGGCACTTAGATGTCCTCTCTCCTTTCATGTGACTTACAGTCTGGTGTAACGCAGACAGGCTGTTACAGTTCAGAGGTTGGAAGGAAGGGAAGTGGTTCTAGGGGACTCAGTCTGATGTGGCCAGCTCGGCCCCTGACTGGAACACTCCTCCTCTCCCCCTGTAAAAACCAGCTTGCCCTTTCGCTCAGGATGCAGTCCAAGGAAGAGTACATACCAAGAGGTGGAGATCACTGGGAACCGTGTCAGAGGCTGCCCAGTGCACTATTATTTATATCCttgggagaggcagagagaggttaaACAATTTGCCCTAGATACTCCAGCCAGTCTAAGTGGCAAAGCTGAGACTCAGATCCACTTAGTCTACCTAACTTCAGAGTCCCCGCTACTGTCCTGTACTGCCTCCCTACTTTTAATTCCACGAAGGAGGCATACATGTAAAAGGAGGTTAAgttaacttgctcaagatcatacatacacatatgagAATAACAAAGATTATTTTCATACACAGAGTATAGTCTAATGGGTCCTAAACCTGGCTGTCAAATTAAattggaacattttttaaaagaattacttGGAATATTTTAGGTATTATAATAGGTAATTTACCACATAAACTTAAAATGTGATACAAAAAAAAGTAAGCTTCTCCTGGAAGAGGCGAAGGTATAATCTGTTTTTGAACTTAGCTTCTGGCTCTGGTATGTACAGgtttattttctagaatttctgTGATTGCACTGACTGCATACACTTGTTTGCTTTTCAATGAGAATTTGAAACATATTAAAGAGTTggttgattatttttaagaatcaaaTGAATGGTATACATTTAagttattagaattttttttttttggctgggcctTGTATCTTAATTTTTTATGGGAAAAGTTATCACAGTAGATAACAGTTTCAATAGTGTTTTTTAATCAGATATTGGTCTTTCctgtgaccaaaaaaaagaaaaaaaatcgtaATTGTCCTTTCCAGCCTACTTATTCCTATTCCTCATCAGCCTTGCAAGACCTGTCTACATAGGCAGGTACTATTACCAATTTTTTTGATCAACTAGCTAAGAATATTTTATCATACACCAGCATGTATGTCTATATGCACTCATATACAAGAGCGCACACACACAGTTGGTAGCATTTATACAACTATGCTGCACCTCACATTCTTAACTCTATTTCGGAGATAGTTTTTAATTGGCTCTTCCTATTCTTTTTAACCCTTTTTCGGTTCATGctacaggtctgtctagtccccTTTTGGTAAACACAGTGGTTATTTTCTAGTCTTTACTGTCACAGAGAAGCTGCGGTGACTCCCCTTTTATAGAAATCATTTCACACATATTGGTATATATCTGTAGAACACatttctagaagtagaattgctaggtcaaagggtatatgcatttataattttaatagataGATTGCCCTTCATGTCGTCTTCGTAGCTTGCCCTTCATGTCGTCTTcgtcgtgaagtcgctcagtcgtgtcggactctttgcaaccccacggactgtagcctaccaggctcctccctccatgggattctccaggcaagagtactagagtgggttgctatgcccctCATGTAGGCGttccaatttacactcccaccaacagtgtgaacGTGTGCCAGCTTCCTTATTATACTTATAATACAGTGTCATTGAGCTTTATAATTTCAGTTCATTGTATTGCTAAAAACATTACCTTGTAGTTTTGGAAATGATGTTTAGACCATCAGATGTTTGAAGgatcttttcatatgttgaatGTCtgtttacatttccttttctataaattaTAATGTGTCCTTTACCATTTTTAATTGGgcctttttttttggtaagcaTTTGTTAATGTATTAACAAAATTAGTTCTTTCTCTATGAcatgttgtaaatatttttcccAAACTGTCACTTGTCTGACTtggttggtgatttttttttttgccttgcatttaaatttttgtgtagttttatcaattttttttctctcatctcCTCTAAGGGCCTGGTTTAAAGGAGTAATAGTCATTTAGTGTAAAATATAAGTTCTGATACATGGTATAAAGATATCATAGTCATTAGGGTTAGGCATGCCTAAGTTCAAATTTCAGCTCTGTCATTAATTAGCTAGTGGCCTaaaacaagttatttaacttctcttaaTCTGTGTTTCTTCCAATGCAGTGTGAGAAATTTACCTAGCTTAcaggggtttgtttgtttttctgatgagaATCTAACAAAATAATGTCCTAGAATATTTTAGGCATTTAAAATGGCTTTCACTAAtgtttatagattttaaaatcaataatgtTACTTTATAGTCATACTTTCTGGACTTTACTGCCTAGAAACAGCAGGAAATTTCTCAGTTGTTAACAAAATACATACTGAAAGACTATAGTgaaattatttatgaaaatacATTCTAAAAATTCTCTGACAGTTTAGGACTCTGTGCGTCCACTGCTTAGCTcccgtcagggaactaagaccctaaaGCCATGAGACAATgagacagccaaaaaaaaaattattctttccaGTCTTAGCCGcatgctttgatttttctttgtaaaaagaGTTCTGAATctcttaatttctgttttctattcttagcaaaaaaattctaaaacagacgctcttttctttttttaaccaaccAATAAAACAAGTCAGATTAACTGAAAAGCAAATCTGTTAGtggatttcagaaatattttctaattataaatggaaaagCTGGATGGgtacttgttttgttttaaccaCATGtgcgtgcttgctcagtcatatccaactctttgcaaccccatggaccatagtccgccagactcctctggccatggaattctccaggcaagaatattggactgggttgccatttccttctccagaggatctttccgacccagggattgaacccgcatttctaacatcacctgcattggcaggcagattgtttaccagtgTGCCGCCTGGAAAGCCATTTAGTTTGACCATATTTGGGTCATTATATAGAATGTTTttgcttaaacttttttttttttttggtttgtgaaTGCTTTAAAAACAGTTACTTTCGAAGGTAGCAAGACACTAGTAAATATTTACGATATGTGCATGTATTTTGTTTCTCTAGAGTGGCTTATCTACAGTCAAAAAATTTCAGTAAGACGGATATTGCACAGATGGTCAGAAATGCTCCATTCCTTCTGAGTTTTTCAGTGGAGAGATTGGATAACAGACTGGGATTTTTTCAGAAAGAACTTGAACTTAGTGTGAAGAAGGTAAAAGAGAACTGGAGAATTCGTATGTTTCCATGTCAGCTACATTTAGTAACTGTTGAAGCTCATGTTTCTAACTGATGCCTGGCCTGTATAAATTCTATCAATGCCTGGTATTTTCTGTACAAGAATGGATTACCTTACTAGGTTAATGATATTGCTATATCATTTTATGATAATTCCATCAAGTTGCTTCCTTAACTATTATTTTGggcatttgtttttttcctcaaacAGTAATAAGTTTGTATTTCTGGGCTCCTTAGCATTTCTCTCCTgggtcatatttaaaattttacttttatatccTAGTTATGCCTTGTTTTTTCCAAACTAGTTGAATATGCATGTATATTAATAATAGATTGTTTTATAACTGTAGACTAGAGATCTGGTAATTCGTCTCCCAAGGCTACTAACTGGAAGTCTGGAGCCTGTGAAGGAAAACCTGAAGGTAGGACAGCAGTAAGTTTTGGAGAAACCTGCTTCTGAAGTGTTTAAGTCCTCTGAAGGTAGTGGGTTTTGCTCTCATCatcttaaagaaaaccagattgtAAAAGAATGGATTTCTGAGAAGGTGGACCTAGGAAATAGTATGATCAATATACTGCAGGTGGTTTAttttagtttataattttttcacATATTGAGCAGGTGTTACATGAGTCAGTTGCCTTGCAGACATTGGTACCGTAATCCTAGAGGAGCAGGTCAGGTATCTGGGTGGGACCTGGAAGCCACTTCCTTTGCCCAGGATGAGGGTCTGTGTCGTTGTCCCTTGGGTGGGAGACGAGCGGCAGCGTCTGGGAGCTTCTTTGCAGAGGGTAGTGCCAGCACATTGCTGTGCCAGGACCCAGCTCTAGTTCCATCAGAGAACACACCAGACACTCTACTGCTGTGTAGAACCAGGGGCAGCTGACTTGTTAGTGTCCCACAGCAATCATGGGATTTGAAATTATTATATAAGGCCTATTTGCTGAGGTGCCTAAGGTGTTTGATACTCAGCCATTGAAGAAATTTGTATTGAGCATCTGCCCATGTTTTTTTCTGGGGAGACAGTTCCTGCCGTTGTGGAGTTTACAGTCCAGTGGAAGGGATCGCCTGCAAAGTGATGAGAGCGATGGATGGTGGGGAACCATAGGATACTATGAATGCACACAGAGGACCGACCTATCCCACattggagtgtttttttttttttttcaatcatctCTGTTTGGAATTTTAACATGTAGCATTTCCAGATGACATGATTAGGAGTGTGCTTGGGAGCAGAGGCTCAGAAAGCACTTTGATAATCTTCCTGCCAGTCTGTGTGGTGTAGGGTCCATACAGATAACCTGACCAGgcctcctgtggccactgttccTCTATCTTGTAATTATGATGGCTGCTTTGGTGAGCTTCGTAATGGTCATCAGGCTGTGAGTAGCTCACCCTCAAGAGAGAGGTTTAAAATTCAGGCTACCCCAGAAGCAAGCAGTCACGAACCCTTAACGGGCACTGGCATAGCCATCTCCGGATTTTAATGTCcttaaattttgaaagaattaatGTGTCCTCTGGCATGTTACCAAAATAACTATTTGTGTTGgtgattcatgggcttccctggtagctcagtggtaaagaatccgcctgccaacgcaggagacacaggtttgatcgctgggtcgggaagatctccggtattcttgcctgggaaatcgtatggacagaggagcctggcgggccacagtccacggggtctctaaagagctggactcaacttagggactgaacaacagcaagcagTGACTTTCATGCTCCATCACAACTCTGCTTTCTTTTAGGTTTTTCGGCTGGAACTAGGTTTTCAGCAGAATGAAATTCAACACATGATCACCAAGATCCCGAAGATGCTAACTgcaaataaaaggaaactgaCCGAGACTTTCGACTACGTGCACAACGTGATGCGCGTGCCCCACC contains these protein-coding regions:
- the MTERF3 gene encoding transcription termination factor 3, mitochondrial, yielding MALSAQQIPRWLNSIKLSSFMTALQLRKGFQRPGKALSCGIFAQPHVSSEDCFLQWGFRTYRTSSTWNSSQSANSSRREINCAQSTLLPSVNEPPQKTQKMPGVDPELSLEGLDDVPPLSPLQPISDEEAVQIIAGPPLPPSSVTLRDYADHSETLRKLVLLGVDLSKIEKHPDAANLLLRLDFEKDIKQMLLFLKDLGIEDTQLGPFLTKNYAIFSEDLENLKTRVAYLQSKNFSKTDIAQMVRNAPFLLSFSVERLDNRLGFFQKELELSVKKTRDLVIRLPRLLTGSLEPVKENLKVFRLELGFQQNEIQHMITKIPKMLTANKRKLTETFDYVHNVMRVPHHLMVRFPQVFNTRLFKVKERHLFLAYLGRAQYDPTKPNYISLDKLVSVPDGIFCEGMAKASVQDFEKFLKTL